In Coleofasciculus sp. FACHB-T130, the DNA window AATCATGTATCGTCAAGAAGTTAGAGGCAAACTGCGGAAATCATTGCCCTACTTAGTGACTGAAATAGCATTTTTGAGAAGAGCAGCAGTCTCTTCTGGTTTTCCGGAAGAGGGAAAAACCAAAATACTCTTAATTTTGGGGTTATTAACCAATTCTTTTAAGCGATACAACTGCTTATCTGAGATAGCTACTCCCTCATACTTTTCGGCGTAATCTAGTTCTTGGTTGAAGTTAGCATCGTTATAAATTTGAATGAAAGCGCGATCGACATTCCAATTTTGCCAATCAGCCGCAAAATAACGTTTACCCCAATAAGGATTATGATGGCAAAGATCAAAACTAACCGTGGGGTTAGCTTTCTTCATATCAGCTCTCATTTGGCGCACAAAATTAGTCAAGTGGGCGGTGCGATCGACTTTTCCAGGTAATTCAGCATGATAACCAAGGTAATCATCCCACTGAACCGCATCGATGTTTGGATACTTTTTGACAAATTCTACTGATATCTTTTTGAAGAAGTTAGCCACTTCTGGGAGTTCCACATCCAGTAAGTAGTGATCGATGCCAGCATAGGTTTTATCCACCCCAGGCACAATCCATCGTTTAGAAATTGCCAAGTCGAAAATTGGGCTATTTTTATCAATTTTAATGCCCTTCTCAAAATAGGCGTGAACTTGCATTCCCTGCTTGTGCGCCTCATCAATCAGCCAATCTAACCATCGATCTTGAAATTGGTTAGGACAACTTTTATATCCGAGGGTTTGCTGCATCACCTCACTGTTATACATCGTGCAACCATTCCCCCACACTCCATGAATAATTGTATTGATTCCTTGAGACCGGTAATAACGAACTCGTTCGCGAATCGTTCTTTCGTTAGCATTATTAGTTACTTGATACCGACTTAAATAAATTCCCCTTATTTTCTTTTTCTCCCAAGGATTTTGAGGTGATGGCGAATTTTTGGGAGTTACAGGTAATGGTATAACTTGTGGTTTGGTTGTTGGTGTGCCAGTCGGAATCGCTTGCGGAAGGGGCGAATTTGTAACAGGTAATGGTATAACTTGTGGTTTGGTTGTTGGTGTGCCAGTCGGAATTGCTTGTGGAAGGGGCGATTTGACAACCGTTACACCCTGGCTAGGCGCAGGGGTCAAAATAGGAGTCGTTGGTTGTTGATTATTTTGTTGATTATTAGGCAAAAATTGGCTGATATCTAGACGCTCTAGCTGCCTAAAACCCCAATAACCAACCCCAAACAAAACAATGATTAATGAAAATGGAATACTCGCACATCCACATCCATTATTTTCTTTTTTAGGTGGCATGATAACAAGGGTGATTGTTCAACTCGGAGAGTAACTCTCTTGACTCAATTAAGGCTTGCTTGTAGTAACCGATACTCGGGAAGCGCGGAAGGGAGAATTTAGAGAGAATGGTGGTATATCAAGGTACTTCACTTCGCGATCGCGCAATTCCGCATCATTACGGCGACAAAAACCCACAACCTGTCCTAAGACAGCGTTCATCGTTGTCAGAATTAATTAAATGACACGAATTGGTTTAAAACGTCGTTAAACGACATTAATCTGTTAACGACGACAAATAATGTGTTAATTGACAAAATAAATGGAGGTTAGCGGACTCGAACCGCTGACATCCTGCTTGCAAAGCAGGCGCTCTACCAACTGAGCTAAACCCCCAAACTTGAAGTCTGAACTTCAGACACTTTTGTTATATTAGCTCATCTGCTTCCATTAGGGAAGGGGGTAGAGGAAGAAATATTTAGATGCATATCATCACAGAAGCTTACTCTGTTAGGTTAGGTGATGAACCAGCGTAAAACATTTTTACTCATTGCTGTTGAGTGAGGAAATGACCCAAGTTGTTGTAGCTTTCTATAAATTTGTCAAGTTGCCAGATTTTGCCGATAAGCAAGACCCCTTATTGTCGCACTGCAAAAGACAGGGTATTAGAGGGACAATTCTGCTGGCAGCAGAAGGTATTAACGGGACGATCGCGGGTTCTCGTGAAGCA includes these proteins:
- a CDS encoding family 10 glycosylhydrolase; translated protein: MPPKKENNGCGCASIPFSLIIVLFGVGYWGFRQLERLDISQFLPNNQQNNQQPTTPILTPAPSQGVTVVKSPLPQAIPTGTPTTKPQVIPLPVTNSPLPQAIPTGTPTTKPQVIPLPVTPKNSPSPQNPWEKKKIRGIYLSRYQVTNNANERTIRERVRYYRSQGINTIIHGVWGNGCTMYNSEVMQQTLGYKSCPNQFQDRWLDWLIDEAHKQGMQVHAYFEKGIKIDKNSPIFDLAISKRWIVPGVDKTYAGIDHYLLDVELPEVANFFKKISVEFVKKYPNIDAVQWDDYLGYHAELPGKVDRTAHLTNFVRQMRADMKKANPTVSFDLCHHNPYWGKRYFAADWQNWNVDRAFIQIYNDANFNQELDYAEKYEGVAISDKQLYRLKELVNNPKIKSILVFPSSGKPEETAALLKNAISVTK